In Legionella cincinnatiensis, the DNA window TGTTGATTACTCCTTCAGAGAATCAAGGAACTACGAAAAAAAATTATTTACATCAATTAAATCCTAAAGAAACGGTTTCAATTGGCAATGGCCGTAATGATCACTATATTCTTAAAGAGTCTGTGGTAGGGATTATTATTTTGGGTAAAGAGGGGGCTTCGATTGCTGCATTAAATGCAGCTGATGTTGTGGTGACCCATATTTTTGATGCCATTGATTTGCTCCAACACCCAAACCGTTTGCGCTCAACCTTGAGGGCATAATGTCAAGGAGTATCAAATGAGTGTCCGTATTCAATCGATTCACGCCTCTGAAATTTTGGATTCACGTGGGAATCCTACATTAAGGGTTACCGTACAATTAACGAATGGTCTTAAAGGCCATTCTTCAGTTCCATCAGGTGTTTCAACGGGAAAATATGAGGCCATTGAGCTACGCGATCATGATGAAACGCGATATCAAGGGAAAGGGGTACTTACAGCGGTTTCTCATGTGAATACGATTATTGCGCCTGCCTTACACGGTATGGAAATACAAGATCGCCAAAAGGAGCTGGATGAGTTCATGATCCATTTGGATGGAACTTCTCTTAAAGCCAATTTAGGAGCCAATGCCATTGTCGGTGTTTCCCAAGCCTTATCTTGTGCGGCAGCCCAATCCTATAATCTTCCTCTTTATGCATACCTGAGCAATAATAAAGCAACCTTATTGCCTATGCCGATGTTAAATATTATTAATGGGGGAAAACATGCCTTTAATACGCTGGATTTCCAAGAATTCATGATTGTTCCCATTGGTGCGCCCACCTTTTCTGAAGCGCTTCGCTACTGTGTTGAAACATTTAATAGTCTACGTACTCTCTTACTTGAGCATCATTATGAAGTGGGTATTGGCGATGAAGGGGGTTTTGCACCAAAGTTAAAGAATAATGAAGAGGCTTGTGAGCTTATTGTACAGGCGATTGAAAAAGCTCAGTTTAAGCCAGGGGAAGACCTTGCGATTGCATTAGATCCTGCCGCCACTTCGTTTTTTAATACCGATCATTATCAATTAAAAAATGCAAAATATCAGCAAAAAAGCAGTGAGTTGATTGCGTTTT includes these proteins:
- a CDS encoding HAD family hydrolase, which translates into the protein MIQVKIPGFAEVTIKNVIFDYNGTLAVDGYLIEGVAPLLTELAQKVKIHIVTGDSFGTAQNETKDLPCELLITPSENQGTTKKNYLHQLNPKETVSIGNGRNDHYILKESVVGIIILGKEGASIAALNAADVVVTHIFDAIDLLQHPNRLRSTLRA
- the eno gene encoding phosphopyruvate hydratase; its protein translation is MSVRIQSIHASEILDSRGNPTLRVTVQLTNGLKGHSSVPSGVSTGKYEAIELRDHDETRYQGKGVLTAVSHVNTIIAPALHGMEIQDRQKELDEFMIHLDGTSLKANLGANAIVGVSQALSCAAAQSYNLPLYAYLSNNKATLLPMPMLNIINGGKHAFNTLDFQEFMIVPIGAPTFSEALRYCVETFNSLRTLLLEHHYEVGIGDEGGFAPKLKNNEEACELIVQAIEKAQFKPGEDLAIALDPAATSFFNTDHYQLKNAKYQQKSSELIAFYKTWVKQYPIVSIEDGLADTDWQGFHDMTQSLGEQIQIVGDDILVTNPEFIRRGIQERTCNAALIKLNQIGTVTQTIEAINLCREANWNFIISHRSGETNNSYIADFAVAMGGGQIKTGSVCRGERIAKYNRLLEIEQELGDRAVFVNPLKK